The Lactuca sativa cultivar Salinas chromosome 2, Lsat_Salinas_v11, whole genome shotgun sequence genome includes the window TTCTATATCAACCATCAATCTGATTCAATgatttacaatcaatgagacataataatttcaacttgatatacatcaataagcttcagcccaaatggcacagaaaatACAATTTCGGATTATCATTTTGCTAGAATATACAGGCTTTTAGCCCTACATAGCCCTATGCCAATACCAGAAGttatacgagtcatgctctacatggacaAAGGCACAAAGCCAATACCAGAAATTATAcaagtcatgctctacatggccaaaggcataaATCCGATATAACACAGAAAAGTACAttgaatatataacacataacatatagttgtccttatattgaactcaccgtgaaataaccgaagGAATAAATGATAActtgggcagcacttcgactTTAAAAATGACTTTCTGTGACGAAACCGAGGATTTTAGTTGAAAACTGGGATTTAGTTGCGCAAAGTTTCAACTTGAAAATATgattttctcgggaacttcggagcgtcgggacttgcttcaaGTGTCGGGGATGATACTAGGGCTTCGGGGGTTAAAAGTAGGCTAGAGAGGGGTTTTAGAGTGAAAGGGATTGAAAAATGGCAACCAAAATACGGGCaacctcgcatcccttttatagggtccgaagcACCTTACTACGCGAAGCGTACGAGACACGCGTCCGATGATCCAAAGGAAGGGAACTTGGCTTGGACATGTCCGCTACGTGGCCATCATGCGAAGATCGGTGACGTGGTCAATCTGAGGCCCTGCCatgcgaacgcggggcgtacctcctcgGATTAGTCTTGATATTTGGgccataaacttcaaaaattcatatctttcgcatacgagctccgttttttacgttctttatatccatgcgtaggtgagatcatactctacaactttcttttagaatccattggctaattttcaattaaattttaaagttATATGTTTAACAGCCCGGGACAAgataagtccgttaaaaattcataacttcttcatctgacgtccgtttttgtctgtctttttaccgttgtactactactaataagaccttcgattctcgtttaggttgtgtcggctaaaaatcactcgatctttattttgagtttttagctgtctacttctatatactgaaacttcgaaaaatcataacttcctcatacgaagtcagatttggatgttctttttatgaaaaatctcggtttaacgaatactaagactttcatttagatcacaaaggctaaaaattagtttatggaaaactcactttttacgtcatacggcgtcgtgccggttctgtcgcaaaactttaAGGAGtcataaattattaattatagttcggatttcgatgaggtttttgcctaaatgtttctaacaagattctttacaactttcaataataaaattttacttattttcaacTTTATAGTTTCATTAATTTCAATAGTTAACTTTTGatcggaatctcataagacttcccatcactttctgaacgattctaaacatagttttacttcaattctagtaaaaactatctgttagaactcaaccttcataatcatataatatttaataatattatttagggAAATTCTCATACAAGCCCTTAAGTTTTCCAAAAAATGTTGGTTTTACCCTTGGATGAGTTTTTAGGGTATTAATGTCGAATACTTTCACTAAATGTATCAAATATATCATTTAACAGGTTGGAACCTTAGTAGCCGGTTATCCATGTGCTGATTTGGCACTTTAGGTGACATGTCAAACAATATGGGCCCCATTTTATAACGCTCTCCCACATAACCCTTCCCTCTCCCCCTATTTCTTGCATCCTCTCGCACCGCAGTATTCTCCCACGCAAAATGCCAACATCTTCTACAAAATCAAGCTCAAATGTGAATTCAcgattcaagaagaagatcgaagTGAAGTGTTGGTGTGAAGATTTATGCAATGTGTTTGTTTCACGCACACCAAAAAATCCAGGAAAGAAATTTTGGGGCTGCCCTAATTATAAGGTAAAATCATTTTCCCTTTTCTTTAGTAGGATTGCAGTAAGGGTATTATGCACTGACGTAAATATGTAGGAAGAAGGAGGTTGTGGGTTTTTCAGATGTGTTGTCGATGAAGAAGTTCAAAAACAAGATATGATGCCAGAGTCAAATCGGATTACAGAGCAGCGACAAATGAAGGAGGTTTTTGTTTTGTTAGGGGCTATATTATTCATGCTTGTTCTAGTAGTATACAAGATTTAATTGTGGTTGGTTGTTATGCCACTAGTATTGTGATCTTGAAATATGTAGCTTTTGATGGTATGAAATATGTAGCTTTTGATGGTATTTGATACTTTGGTAGGTATATGTAATGTTAGGATGTAATTTGTAATGTATGGAAGTTAATTTGCAATGTATGGATGTTAATTTGTAATGTATAGATGTTAACTGGAGTACAAGTTGGTTAATTGCAATATTGTATGATTAATTTCAGTAAATGGAATTTGGAGTACAAGTTGGTATTGCAGTAAATGGATGTTAATTGCAATGGAATTTGGAGTACAAAAAATGGCAAGTGGTATGAATTTGGAGTAGAAGTTGTTGAATGGTAACAATTGGTGAATGGTAATAATTGTAATTTCAGTAAATGTAACAAGTGGTATGAATTTGGAGTAGATTGAATTAAAATGgtaattggtatgtatttgtaGTACAAGTTTAATTACATACTACCAATATGTATCCATTACAAGTGTAATTGGTATGAATTTGTAGTACaagtttaattaaaatgataATTGGTATGAATTTGCAGAAACAATTAGTGAATGGTAACTATTCTAAAAGATTGAACATAATATGGAAGGACGTGTATCCATTACATATAGTACCAATATGTAACAGCCATCCATTTGTACTAAAATGCCTAAACAATGCACAAAAAAGGCAACCTAAATGGTAACAATTGGATGCATGTTGCAATCAAAATGCCAAAAAAAAAAGCTTACAAAAGTGGCAACCTATACCATTCCCACTACACCCCCATCCCCCATTCTTGCTAACAAACTACTCCAAGTTGATTGGCTTTCCAGAAGAAGAACCACCACCATTTTTGTCATAGACACCCTTACTTAGCTTTATCTTGGTAATCCTATCAGATGTTTTCCTTGTTCTCCTAACCATTGGGACAACCTCATGTCCATCATCATCCTGATTTTCCTCATCATCACCCAATTCTTCAACACCACCTTCAGGCCCATCACCATCACCTTCAGGTCCATCACCATCATCAACATCTCCACCACCATGACCTTCTTCATCACCATCACCAATAGCTTCATATCCAGCACCATGATCAAATCCAGCACCATGAACTTCTCCATCACCATCACCTATAGCTTCATCTCCAACACCTTCAACTCCACTATCTGGACCAACATCATCATTAGAATGATGACCATCAATGAAATCATTTACATCCTAGTGTAAAAAGATATAGATAGTTCATAAAAATCACTAGAAAATTTGTTAATTAATAAAAGATAATAGGTCTTACTAGTTCAGCTGGTGGGGAATCATCAAATTCTACTTGTACCCCTGGCATAGCTTCTATTTCTGCCATGCTATAACCAGCTTCTAGCATATTAGCAATGTCTTCAGGTCCTATTTGTATCTTCTCAGGGAGAATATCATCCTCTTTGCATGTTTCTGGTTGCTTTGACATCAAGTATTCATATGCAGAAGGGTTCAATTTCTTGATGCTTTCCATATGCCTTTTGAAGTCACCTTGTGTGCAACTCATAGAAGCAGCCCAAAACAACTTCTTATATTCCAACCCTATGAAAGCTTTTCTAAAGTTGGCATAAATGTGCCTAGCACAATTCCAGTGTTCAACATGAGGCAGTATATCTTTCACAGATTCAAGCAGACCCTACAAGACAATCATTTAATTAGTTTAATAGATGACAAATATGTAATAAGATACTTATGCAATTAAGTAGAGGAAAAGTATGTAAAATTTTACCTTGTGTTGATCTGATATCACTACCAAACCTCTTCCACTATCAAGATCTAAATCATCCCTTAGAAGCTCAAGGAACCATCTCCAGTTAGCCTTATTCTTAACATGCACAATAGCCCAAGCAATTGGGTAGACCTGATTATTGGCATCTCTACCAATGGTTGTCAACAACTCACCCTTTACTGCTCTCTTCAAAAAGCACCCATCCAAACCAATAACTATTCTACACCCTCTTTTCCAGCCTTCATATATAGCTTTGAAACCAATATAAAACCTATGAAAATAGTTTATCCCATTTGGATTGACAATTACACACACCTTACATGTAGATCCTGGATTAGATCTTAACAACTCTTGTGCATAATCCCATATCCTAGCATAATGTTCAGTCAATTTACCTTCAATTAGCTCCTTAGCCCACTTCTTTTCCCTACGACATTGACCTATAGACACAACACACCTAAACCTTTGTCTGATGTCAGTAATCATCTCTTTAAGCTTCACCTTAGGTTTATTTGCAATTTAACTTCAATTTGATCCTTGGCCCACTTCTAAAGTCTTGATTTGAATAGATATTTCATTGAACATCCATGAGGCATACAGTCTGAAAGGGCAACCATTATCCTCATTTCTTTTCCCACATCTTACAAGTATTCTTGTACTATCACACTTCTCAAAGTAGAGCTGATCCCCATTGTGGACtgcacactactagaaaacaaccctttaatgacacgcaaacaatgacacgcgctgatagaggacacacatttgtACATGCCCTAAAAAagaatgtcagttttgcaaaatatGGAGGAAAGAGGACACACATTTGTGCgggccctaaaattagtgtcagaaaaagaaaaaaatgaaaatacggagggcgcctttcataaaatgtgtgtcatctaaatgtgttactttataattttttaatgaaacacgcgttttaaGCGGGATTTCACCCGCCTATTGGATCCCAAAAATTAAACCCCCCGCCTCCTCCAATTAccaagaaaaagccctagggccTTCATCTTCATAGCATAATTGCTCTGCTTTCGTGATCATATGCCTCGCGATGACGATTGTTTTGATGTTTCCAATCTTTATCTCAGTGTTGTAATCCACTATAAGGACTGGTGTTATGCATTTTCTTTACTCATTGACTCATACACATTCTGCAATCAGGGAGCTGAACTCATGGAGTTGACGATTGGGGTTCTACGACTCCTCACACTCAAAACGCCCGTGATTTTAAGGTTTTTTGTCCCCAATAGTGCAAGGTCTCTGGAAAACCCTAGTTACAGTTGGAATGCAATTAGGGGTTTCCATAAAGAAACACACCGAGCTTCCATTTCCATATATCAACAACTGTGTTTTAGGTGCTTAAAAATGTATAACCTTTTCCACTACACTGTGTATCAAACCTACTTCACTTAAaggcatgtgtgtgtgtgtgtttacctATGATCTTGCAATCCATTTTTTTTGATATTGCTGCCACATCATCTGCTCCTCCACTAACATCTGCACATACGGTGGTGCTGCCACCGGAATCGAGGCTGAGAACGGGTCAGATGGCTACCCGGCGACACTACTAGTACTTCTGGAAGCTATGTTCCCGGAGTTTTGCCTTGCTTGTTGGTACATATCATCGAGAACCTATGGACTGAAACCACCAAGTAGAGATGGTTGGCGGTTCGCCGGACCACCATCATAGAAAGCTAATCCGACTTTATTAACGTACTCTTCCACCGTCTGACCACCGTCTCCAAAGTTCAACACATCATCCTGACTCAGTTTCCCTTCTTTGCTCTCCGGCTCCGGCGACCTagctacttcttcttcttcttcctcagatTCTGATTCTTCTTCTGTCTGGTACTGACTCGTTCCAGATTTTTCTCTGATAAACTTATCCATGAAATCTAATCGCTTTTGTGAAATCTTAGCGACTTCTGGGTACTCCGACATTCTTGCAAGGCCGATAGATTTGTAATAATCGTAAAAGTTGTCAAGCTCGAAAGGTCGGTTCTGGGGTTTCGAAACTATAGGGCTCAAGTTAGAGGTTGAAGATCATAAATCAAAGGTTGAAGGTTAGATTTGGGATTAAAAGTCGGAGGTTCATGGTCAGATTAGAAGCATCGGAAATTAGGAAACGAAAATGGAAGAGGCCACATGTTTGAATATCATTCTCTTCTTCTCCATGTATGTACCCTAGGTTTCTTTCTCTTACTTTATCATTTCCTTATGTAATATCAGAACTATTGGTGATATATCACATACTTAATTTGTCTACTCATAAAGCTGCTTTGGAGGGTATAGCCATGAACACGAATCAGTCTCTGTTAGGTCAGTTACTGATGCATGCCCACAAGGTGTTTGCCATAATGTCTATGTTAGCTTTTCACCCAGATGAGACTACTTTTGGCTACCTTGCCTGTCGATATGCACCAAAAGGACTCGAGAACAAGATAATTGAACTACAAGACTTGGAATTTAGGTTCTGTTTTACTACTAAATCAATGTTTATTTGTGATGGCTGGTTAGCAACTATTCAGCTTGTTAACAATCTCATCAAAGATGgtgaaatgtattttgttttaattaaGGATACCCTTAGTTATTAATTTTGACATCTTTCTTTATTGTTGCTGTAGGTTTGACAACCAAAGCAGAAACTCTATTTGGCATGTTATTGAAGCTGGGGTATGGTCACTCTAGGCATTGAAGGAGATGGACAAGGAAACATCTCTAATTCCACCATGGAATCGATTTTCTAAAAAAGCTCTGGATTAACTAAAAAAAACTATGATTATCAATATGAAGAATATTTAAGAGGACATGTTTGCTAATGAGGTGGCCAATGCTAATGCTCGAGTCTCTAGTCCAAAGGCTAAATGAGAATCTAATCAGGTTATAAATTGTTGTGTGTATTATAtttctatattatatatttaaaaattctgattttttttcttaatatgTGTTATTTTAGAACACAAGTTCTTTTGGCATCACATCTGCAGCTTCAGCTGAATCTTGAAGGTTCCATGGTCTGTAATCCAAGTGGTCTAGATACTGAAGAACCACTGCCAGTAGCAGTTTTCGCCTTGACAACCTGTGAATTGGGTTCTCTTATAACCCACGTACTGAAGAACCACTCCCGATCAGCCCCCCCCCACCTCCTGCTATTGGTTTACAAAATCCTTACAATCCACGTGCTTCTCGTGTGATTGGCATGATCACCAGAAAGGACTTGATATTTGAGGTATCTCAATCTAACTTTTGTATATGTAATATATTTATTATGCCATTGAGTTTTTTTTATGAGAAATTACAACTTTTTATGTGCAGGACAATAATGATTCAGGTTTTGTGGAGCTCCATTCAACTAGTGTAAGGTCCCTATGACGCCTGCCTGGACTGCATTTCATTACCTTATTGCGTATACAACTGCAAGATTCTGTTCTAACTAAAATCTCTATCACATTGGTATGTGTTAAGACTGAAGACGCATCATGTATTAGGGAAAACAAATTCTAACTTTTTGTGTTACCCAAGAAGGCAGAATAAATGAGAGTCCCTGTGTGTGGTTGAGGAATTTAATATATGATGCCCTAATAAATAAACAATGCTATGATTACATGTATTTTTCAATCACATTGCCTTGATAAGAAAATAATTGAAAGTATGATGTTTTGTTATAATACACAACTAAATGAATTAAAAATGCAGCATTGCTGTTTCATGAATTTAACTTGTGGATAAGTTTTTGCATAAGATGCTATAGTTGATGATATCCATTACGACCAACTTTATCAAGGTGTTTCTAtgtaagtaaaaaaaataaaatatttactaTTTATATATCTTTTTTTTACATATACATATTTAATTTTGTTCAAATTTTTGGTGAGATTAGGTTAGCAGAAGAACTTGATATGTAACCACCTATGATGCCAGAGGATGGTCACACGAGGCTCACAACAGGTGATGATGTCTCATCACCTGGTATCGGAAAATAGGCTTCTGTTGCTGAAGCTTTGTGGGATGATGAAGATACAAAAAGTTTTTATGAATGTTTACCTAATCTCAGGTATGCAAGTGTTTATTATAATACATTTTAAAACCACAAATTGTAATAATGAgaaaaaaacacatttttttgTTTCTAGGGCGTTTGTTCTTGCTGTGTTATTGGGAGAAGTAGAGCAAAAAGGGAATGATCAGTCATCAAAAGCATCAGATCAACCAAGTGTAAGTTCATTTAACAAAAAAATAGTAACAAAGTTTTTAATTGACatgaaataaatatattatgCAGGACTCAACAACACCTGAGTCTGATCAGATTGTTGCCCAAGACACTGCAGAGACATCTGTAAGTGAGAAAAAGAAAGATGATGACGAAAAAgataaaggaaaagaaaaagaaaaagaaaaagatgatGAAATAAAAGCTGAAATTGAAAAAGAGAAGCTTCGAGGTCCTGAAGGAACCAACTTAGACGGCTTAATACAGAGGCTTCCTGGCTGTGTGAGCCGTGGCTTAATTGACCAACTGACTGTAAGTCCTCTTCCCTCTATAACATAAAATTTCCTTACAGACTCTCTCTACTTCAATTCTTTAAACAGGTTTTTtgttataattacttttaaaaaaaattcaagtgGAATTTTGTTATTTAAATTCAAAAGCTTCCCACAAAAAAACTCGTACGCGCTTTGTTCAACGTGCCCAGAACATCTCTGGAACTGCTACCCTACTATTCGCGAATGGTTGCCACACTGTCAACTTGTATGAAGGATGTCCCTTCTATGCTCTTGCTGTATTTGGAAGAAGAATTCAACTCTCTGATAAATAAAAAGGTTTTCTTCTTCTTAATGCACTTATGATAATAGCATATTTTTTTCAACTATACAAATCACTTATCCtcatcattaaataaaataaatacacaACAGGATCAAATGAACATCGAGACAAAGATCAGGAACATTCGATTTATTGGCGAGCTTTGTAAATTCAAAACCGCACAAGTTGGGCTCGTTTTCAGCTGCCTAAAGGTAAAATCTGTAAAAGAAAGAAAACGAAAGTAAAATATGCTATAATAAGCAAGtaaatgaaagtaggttgctatttctttGAACAAGCATGTTTGGACGATTTTACCCATCACAAAATAGATATTGCCTGCAATCTTCTGGAGACATGTGGCATATATCTTTATCGTTACCCTGATACTAGTGTACACATGGCAAACATGTTGGAGATTCATGAGTACAGTGCCCAGATCGAGCCTTTTTACCTTTCTGGTATCCCTCAACTCCACTTTTACTCGACATCCATTTTGTGAAAACAAAGTAATATTTAATAAATAGCAATTAGGAATAGGATATAGATTGGTATAAAGAAAGAAGCCTTCTAAAATGAAACTTGATGCTTGGATGTTTGTCATATTGTAGGTTGGTAATTTTGTCCATATTGTAATAAGAATTCATTAATTATTGCAGTTATAGTTTTTGGTATTGTGAAAGACAGTTTCTATTTTTTTTGTagttttaacatttaaaaaagaAGCTTGAATGAAAAGTATTGAATTTTAAGTAAAAGAGAAAAAGTAACCAAACAAACAAATTACAAATCTAAGATCGATGATATACAAATACAATGCTAACTAAATTAAAAGATGAGAGTGTTAAATCTGTTATTGTTTTGCATGTGTGTTGCTCCTCCTCAGGTTATGTTTTATGGTTTAGCTGTGGTGACATTTGGTACTGCTGTTCCAGCTGGCCAATTTGTTCCAGGTATAATGATTGGATCTACATATGGACACCTTGTTGGCATGTTTGTTGTTAGACTCTATGAAAAGCTCAACATTGAAGAAGGAATGTGAGTTCACTTCACACTCATCTTTTATCTTTTctttatagttatatatatatatatatatatatatatatatatatatatatatatatatatatatatatatatatatttatttccagTTGATAATTTATAATTGACACCTCATAGATATGCTTTGCTTGGAGCTGCCTTGTTTGTAGGAGGTTCAATGAGAATGGCAGTCTCACTTTGTGTTATTATGGTTGaaattacaaataatttaaaGCTCTTACCTCTTATCATGCTTGTTCTCCTCATATCaaaagtaagttttttttttattttgcttaCAAGTTACAATTATAATTAAATTGATGAGTACAACAAGTTTTAGTTTTGAGTTTTGAGGTTTGACCATTTACCTTCCTTAGGCTGTTGGTTAAAGTTGATAGGTTTGTTACTTCACTCGTGTGGTGAAAGTTGCTGATGTAGCCGCTATTCTGAGGACTAACAGTCACAATGGCTTCCCTGTATGTCTGTCATTTTCCATTTCCTCTTCCCTTCAAGAAAAAAAGTTAAAAGTTACATCTCTACAATAACAACACATGACATTTAGGTTGTAGATCAGTCACGAAGTGGAGAAACAATGGTAATAGGTCTTATCTTGCGCATGTACAattataaacaatacaatattaaACCCTAAACAATTATTTTGTTAGCAGTAGCAGGCAGGCTTAAGAAGTTTATATGTTTGTGATACAGTCACTTGTTGGTACTTCTGCAATCGAAAGCAGATTTTCAGCATAGCCCATCAAGTAGGTAGATAACTACTTCATTGGACATTCTAATCTTTTAGGCTGAGAGGGCATTATTTCATTTATAAGACTTTTGCATAGATAGACAGTTAATATGAACCTGATGGATGTCTGATTTGTAATTTGCAGGCACGGTCTTAGCGACTTTGTGAAGCCTGTTTCTAGTAAAGGACTATCAATATCTGATATCCATCTAACTCCAGATGATTTggaaatgtacatatatagttgttggcatggctagaagctttggaggaaacgagactcaagcaaaagtaaacacacagagagttgttggcacatagtaagctagatgatgcaattgtatataaatgagttcattttttttataacgtttactcacttttggaataattatttgtatatgacatattagtgaaatgaattatctttgttatttatgatattttattttgtattgtgagatttttaatgtattatttaatttgaaaattagtaaatccataaataatatttttttaaacatttaaaattatgatacgcaaaaatgtgtgtcatcttcatttatgacatggcctttcttgataggggctttcttgatacgtattgcgtgtcattaacacgcgcgtcgtaaggttacgacacgccaatgcgtgtcgtcttcctttatgacacgtgacagggccttccttgatacgcattgggTGTCGTAAACACGCgttgtaattgcgcgtcgtaaatgagcgtcgtctctctttatgagaGGGCCTTCCTTAACGCGCATttacgcgtcgtctgagccttttacgacgggcaatgagcgtcgtaaaaggctgtttttctagtagtgaaaggaactcactatgtgacttagaaagtgattgaaccaccaactttctcaagactttgacacccaactttcccggcttgtcaatatgtgacttcatctccaagatgtgatcacacctagaccttgccttgccaatagggcttacgtgaccttgaacttgtgggttagggagaataattggaggaggcgaGGAAgggaagttccaagagatttgggaagatcatagatgtctgaactagacatcttttaggagatattcaagatagttgatttaaagtccttaatataacaccaaatatgaaatattaaggctaggacccaacaaaatattttataacttagaagtgggatgccgtaatccaagctataaaatatttgaaggtaggcgaatgacgattcaccaatttccaccatgaaaacgaaataatttaattaggttttacttggatttgaaactcctagatcttttgagattcattgaactattcaatggcatgtttcaatctcgagtgtgcccttcaggttttgtgactgggatgccgaggatcacaaaacaaggtgtgaagtaaccatgcaaatatacttggtacccttaatatttaccccttaatcgatgtgctggttaaccacacacgctccaccgatactatggtaaatattaagttacccttttcctaccttgttaagtccaggttagtgtgtcggttaaccatacacgctccactaacggcttaaacaaagtgcaaagtgtaatttcatggattagcaccttattcacattttcctaagtagctaagattgggaacttataaatgtttagttacttagtatttatcattaatacttttaatgaagggagaattctagttcttgtcctacccattcggctaacgaccctccaccagtcaaggaagcggtgggtgagagtggacacccattaaactgccattttataggcagtaaccttataccccccttatagaccggcttcatgaatgaggcctactaatggtaagactgactttactcttatacacacatacacacatacatacatatatatatatatatattattaacttataatattataatgtataagggttgaattttaacttttaaaattctaagggctaacttggaattaaagtattcataagtgaaaacttttcaaattccaaaacttgagggcaagttttgaaactattcaatttcCATAACGTATGCGtttaagtagttttaatccaaaaactcttcaagttccataacttgaggacaagttatggaagactttaaactactaaaagaatgtgacttttctttattcataacctatggaaatacttatgagttttatgaatcttaaatgtgacttttcatataactttagGACaggttacacaaacacattttagaatcatctcttagattaaaatggattgaaaacacataatcaattaacttatctattaatctaagcaactcatatgaacaaagataattcacatcaaacttttcatgtaattagcataacttttaaactaatacaaaacatgaatctaatgACAATTCTCTATGAAAttagattagcatgaacattaccacatcaaaaataggtttgcaagtccaaaaacagcttttggtaatgttcctagtctaattccagccaaaaaacacGAAAGTAAGCTGCCAGGggccaaaactcgtcgagttctatagagaactcatcgagttcatgcaatagaccatgaactcgtcgagtttattgaagaaactcatcgagttttcttTCTGGACAGcttcttgtctttgaaaaatctatttgcatcaagtataagagaaagcaagcctaggctctgataccactgttgggttttgagcactctaacactcctaagtgtacttgcaaccctaaataccttggatctatgttttctctattatacattcaaatatgaactttccaaggtattcatcctaactagcataataacattgattgatatgaatatctcaagttagaattacatacctctttgatgtagaatgtcttcatgaagcttgagtgcctagtgccctaagtgtgacacctcaaatggttcacacaacaccaaatacacttggaataacttgagagaatatacacacttcatgaaatcggctagcccttttttctCACACATAGTAgccgattttctccaagaataagatcattatatagttagggttacaccatgtaaacccttattgacatggcctttcatttccatgatccatgggtacaaatacaccatggagcatcttatgggttttagcccaacgtgacaatccatggagcattagcccactatataagtatggatgattacacaatca containing:
- the LOC111902592 gene encoding uncharacterized protein LOC111902592; the encoded protein is MNTNQSLLGQLLMHAHKVFAIMSMLAFHPDETTFGYLACRYAPKGLENKIIELQDLEFRFCFTTKSMFICDGWLATIQLVNNLIKDGLTTKAETLFGMLLKLGIFKRTCLLMRWPMLMLESLVQRLNENLIRTQVLLASHLQLQLNLEGSMVCNPSGLDTEEPLPVAVFALTTCELGSLITHASVAEALWDDEDTKSFYECLPNLRAFVLAVLLGEVEQKGNDQSSKASDQPSDSTTPESDQIVAQDTAETSVSEKKKDDDEKDKGKEKEKEKDDEIKAEIEKEKLRGPEGTNLDGLIQRLPGCVSRGLIDQLTLPTKKLVRALFNVPRTSLELLPYYSRMVATLSTCMKDVPSMLLLYLEEEFNSLINKKDQMNIETKIRNIRFIGELCKFKTAQVGLVFSCLKVMFYGLAVVTFGTAVPAGQFVPGIMIGSTYGHLVGMFVVRLYEKLNIEEGIYALLGAALFVGGSMRMAVSLCVIMVEITNNLKLLPLIMLVLLISKLIGLLLHSCGESC